In Setaria viridis chromosome 5, Setaria_viridis_v4.0, whole genome shotgun sequence, the genomic stretch ACACTGTCCATTCTAGCCCTAGTGCTCCTAAAATCGGAGACCTGACACCCCTGACGCTCCCTAACCTTCTATCACCGGTTTTATCCGATGTGGCGTCACGTTACCTATCCTAGGTGGCAATATGTTTGGTGGATCCTATCTCAACTAGGGATGGCAACTCGCACAAATTATCCACGTGCCCACGGCTAAAAACCTTATAAGGCAAGAATGCGTGTGCAAGTTTGTGCCCACAGGTGTGGGTGAGGGTTTGTAGTTGAATCCAGTAAGTAAAACAATATGAGCTTGAAAATTACGTACCCATTCCCACTCTACCTGTGATCCTGCTCCAATAACTGACATGTAGACCTACCATCCTCGGAGTCAACTTGGCACCTCCTTGTGCCAAATCTAGCCCTCCCAAGTCGCGGCCTCGATAGACTTCACAAGCCAAGTACAACAGAATCAAATCCTCTAACGTGAGCTTATTTGATAGCACACTATAGTCACACATGTTGGAGGTATACCctaaaggcaatcatagagatgatgatatctgattgtatccatgatttgtatattgtgttcattgaatatccattaaaggctacttgaattgatttgcaattatgtgaattgtatatgGAACTCTTTatttgtatggttattctaaaagttgtccctagttatAGTTCATGTGTGgaaacacatgaatattagactattACATGTATTAGATGATggctatgtttcacaagtcatggacatggagatgtcaaactaataatgtaggcatatgtagagacatgtgctaggactgacccaacacgagaagtagttctctctttacacaacatgcacgctttgtccttagacctgagattgtcgcatgtactcaagatgtggatcaacttacttaggggctatcaaacgctacaccgtaacagggtagttaaaaaggtagctttcgggtttgtcaggaagcatgctgtgaggcatgatcaattaagatgggatttgcccctctctgattgagagtgatgtctctaggcccctcgagtgatcggatccggaaatgcatgatcatgctacgtacggttaagagttaacctacaaagggattccgaatcacaagatcgagaaagagcggccgGCTTGAAGCTAGTgaagcaaagggaatagcatgtacatgatgttatgacggttcgtctgatataatcttcatgtgcgtataggagttggcacgtcttgctagaggccgctaccgactattaggccgagtaggagtactcgggccatgtctatacgtatccgaacccatagggtcacacacttaaggggctggaagcccaattcagatatgatccgagttggatcaagtttagaagtactaataggcctcAGACCCGGAGGCCCGCAGGAACttttataaatagaggggtggggcgccctagggtttcatccctttggctgaaaacacatctgccgcgcctcccacgcactcgccctgttgcaactcgcggacctagcagtccagcttacGACggttcctccctgcacatgtggataccttggagatgttgcacctgcaacacttggatgagctgccgacgagccacgacgagccgacgacaagccgtgccacgaggaggacctcgctgcacgtggacaagttgctgaggagctgctcgacgtcgacgtgatcgactacgctgatcaacttcgctgccccaacgcgattctacatcttccgcaccagtgcgtcgagtggtaatcccgtgatctatatacggtagttttcctggtttacgcggtagaaaatttttgttttgcgctagcatagcctaccttgtatccctaCAACACATTTTCACCGTCCACAGCTCATCCGCCGACAGCCTCGGCAACATATCCTGTAGACTGGTGGTGGCCCATATCAGCCCGTAAAACCTCACCAAACTGAGTCCATGGCTCTCGGTCTTGCTTTAGCTGCGCCGTCGATTGCGCGCCGATGAAGCCGCAACATGTGAGCCTCGATAGACTGGTTGGCAGGGAGGATCGCTGATGTAGCACCCAGTATGTGAAAATAGCCCTCAAAATCATCAAGGGTTAAATCAGACGGTTTCGATAGTTGGTGGATGCTAAATATCTGATTTTTTAGTTGAGGGGTGTAAATTGGACAAGGGCGATAGTCGAGGGACGTGAAATAGATTTTTTCCGTTTCAAATTAAAATAACATGGTTGGACGCCCAGATTAGCTCTTATCATCGCAACTTTTGCAAGTTTGTAGCACGAACCCGAGACGCATGCATGCGCGCACTGCAGCGCTTCGCGACACGAGCGCCCGTTGGGTCCCACGCAGAGCGTTGCGCGCGCACCCGCgtgtgtttttttcttttcaattttttatACCAGGTACATGCTGtgcataaatttttttaacaacATTCTCTCAAAAGTTATGACAAATGTCACTTGTATAAGTTATGTATATTATGAAAGTTGTATTATGAAATTTACCACTAAATTGTTGTTAGGGAAAAAGTTATGCGTACAAATTGTACGTATAGGTTACAATTTCTaaaaaacaaaattcaaaattgTTCTTACAAATTGTACCTAGAAGTTGTACACATAAGTTATGCACGCTATTAAAgttgtgctaaaaaattatctcataaaaaattatattatgaAGTTATGCATCGAAATTATGTGTATAAATTATGATATTTTGAAAATGAAAAGTCGCAACATTTTGAACTTTTAAAAAAGAAAGTTTATGATTTTATAGTTTGGCACCCCTCCTGCGCGCGCTGATTAGTCCCTCCCCGTTGCGCGCGCTGATTAGTCCCTCCCGTCGCATATCACGATGCAGTCCATGATTTATAGTTTGGCACCTACTATCTCCAGCACCAAATCTCCCTAATAACGTCCTAACGAGACGAGAATCTTCTCCCTGACAGACAGCAGTCGCGTCACGCCGAGGAACtaatgggcctgttcgcttcagcttataagccggctgaaaaactgaaacggctgatttattgtgagaggaaaacactgtttggtggctgataagccggctgaataaactgaagcgaacaggcccaatgtTCTAAAGAAAACGGGCCTAGTTTTTACCCAACCCCCCATTAAGAAAACGCTGAGCACAATCATTGTCATCCGTGCTGACCACGTGTCACCGCTCCCCCTGTCGGCGCCACCACATGCCGCGGTGGaagccgccgccctccacgcgGAGGACCCGGgaccccccgcgccgcccgtccTCCCCTCCCTGCGCACGACTCGACACCCAGCACGGCATGTGCCCGTGCGCCGCGGCCTCGATCCCCATTGGCCCCCGGTCgtcccgccgcggcgcggggcgcccagCCGCCCACGGCTCGCGCTGCCTTCCTCGCCACGTCGCGCACGTTTCCTTCCGCCGCGGCAGCGGAGCGCGTGTCCTGCGCGATCGCTTGCTTCCGGCGCGGGCATATGGCCTGTTTTCCTTGTTCGGTTGCTTGCTTGGAATCGTTTTTGAGCGGGACGGAAATGAGGGGGGGAAGGGTGGACCGGAAAGAGGATCCTGCCGCGGCCTGCCCCCGAGCGACGTCTCACCGGACAAACGCCCGCCCTGTCCCTGCCAAACGAACCGAAGAATTGGTGTTTGTATGGTACTGGTATTAATTGTAGCCCTTGTCCACGGGCGGCTGGTATGGTAGGCCAAGCTGAAGGGAATTTGGGATGGCTCGGGCCGAATGGCTGCCCCCAGCCCCAGCTCGCCAAATTTGCAGTCTATCTTGAGATCTTGTCAGCATTTAACTTGTGGGAGTCGAATACCAATCCACGACCGTTCTCCGTCCCCCCTGTAGCCCCAGAGTTCGCTctcaactgtcggatttatttTTTGTGGCCAACGGGTGGTCTGTGGTTGATTTCGTACGCCCGATTCATGTGGCCTTCCTTCCTTTTCCCGGTTCAAGGAACGCCAGAAGAGGGAACCTTTGCTTTATGCCCCGCTTTGGTACAGAAGAAAAGAAACGGGTGGCAAAAGCGGAGCGACGCGTAGGACTacaggagagaggagagggagacgaCAAGAACTCCACtccccacccacccacgccgCTCCACCCCTCTCGTTTTCACTGCCCCTGCCGCAGCAAAGaacagggagagagagagagagagagagagagggagagccTCGCTCTCGCCTCTTGCCAACTCCCCTGCTCCACAAGACCACTCGGATCCCAATCCGAGCCCTACTCGtcttcgtcgtcgccgtcgacgacgacgcgacGGACCCCCGACCTGCAGTCCCCGCTGGCGAGCCAGCCACCCCGCGGCGTGGACTGGGGAGGAAGACGGTAGAGGGGAGCCGGAGGGATGGACCCCGAGAAGCGCGGCTACAGGCTCCGTATCCTTTTTGCTTCGTCTCCGAGTTGCCGCTCTGTTTTCTTGATTCGATTTGGCTCGCAGGAGGAAGAATCTGCCAGCAATCCGGGCAGGCATTTGCTCAAGAAGTAGAGCGCCGCGAGTATTATGTGCCCCCCAAATTCTTGGTTTATTCTTGGATTTCCTTGGTCTGGGATGCTTCTTGAAGTAGATTCTTGAAATTTCCTGCCGCATTTGTCTTTGTTGGCAATCTGCGCCAAGAAAGCAACCGTTCTCGAAGCATCCAAGCTAAACCTTGAGCTGTTGCAACTGGTTCGGCAAACAGTTCCCCTTTTGTCCCCAACTTAGGTTACAGCGCCGAATTCCGAAATCTGTTTTGCTTTAGCTAATGCTACTTCTGCTGTTTTTTGCCTTTATTTTGCTTAATGATTCTTCATTCACTTTCTTTAGTGGAGTAGTACCTAGGAGTACCACTAGTTAACTATCTGGAGGTGTGCATTGTTCAAATTTGACATCTCCTTAACCTGGCATCCCAAACTAGAGGAGTTTGTGGCTCACGATGCTGACGTGAGGTCCCTGGCCATCGGCAAGAAGTCCAGCCGTGTCTTCATCACCGGAGGCAATGATCGCAAGGTCAACTTGTGGGCCATTGGCAAGCAAACTCCACTTCTGGTACATGTCCCATATGCCAATGACACTGCAATCTTTTTGTGTAGCTTAAAATTTGAATAATGCAGTGTTTCTGAATGATTGTCTAATTGTTTCCACAGAGCTTGTCAGGCCACACAAGTGCAGTGGAGACTGTGCAGTTTGATTCAGCAGAGGTGCTTGTGCTTGCTGGCTCATCAAATGGTTCCATCAAGCTCTGGGACTTAGAGGAAGCTAAAGGTGTGGTTCATGCTTGTATAAGGCTCCCACAATTTGGTTTTACTCTAAAAGCGTGCATATTTCTCTCATTTCTTGCTATGCTTGTTTAAAACATGGCTGTTTTATGTTGTGTTCTTCACAAATTCCTTTTAGATTTTGATACAGTCATACAGATGAAAACACTTTGTGAGGATAATCTTCTATTGCATTATGgacttctttttgttttttagtgGCTGTTTTGGAACCATGATTATAGATTTTCAAGCCCCCCAGTCTTTTCCAAATGTCTTGGATGGCCACATTCAAATCCACGTGCTTTGGTGGTTCCATGCTAAAGGATTCTGCTGAACTAATTAGAAAGCAGTGCCTGAACTGTCATCTTAGCAATCTGCTGAGTGTGCTCCAATTTGTCTCAGTTTGCCCAGCATCATAGTTTAAGCTTGCAAATCAACTACATCAAGTTTGACCATGTGTGGTAACTTTAAGCTTCTTGTGGATGGATAGGGGAAAAGAAATATCTGATTAATGTTTTTCAATTGACATGTAGTTGTGCGGTCTCTTACTGGGCATAGATTGAGTTGCACTGCTGTTGAATTCCATCCATTCGGCGAGTTTTTTGCATCTGGTTCGTCAGATACAGACCTGAAGATATGGGATATAAAGAAAAAAGGATGCATTCACACATATAAGGGTCACAGAGGAGCAATTAAAAAAATCAGGTTTACTCCTGATGGACGATGGGTTGTCACGGGAGGGGAAGATAGCATTGTGAAGGTGTGGGATCTGACAGCTGGAAAGCTTCTACATGATTTCAAGTTTCACAGCGGACAAATTAACTGCATTGATTTTCATCCTCAAGAATTTTTGCTTGCAACAGGTACCTACCTATCTTTCTATACACGCCATCTCGTTTTCATCAATTTTGTTATTATTGATGTAGGATGTGATGACCCAATGCATTAGTTTTGAAATCTCATTTCTGAATGAGAAAAGCAATTGTTTTGTCGTATACATCTAAAGTAAGTGAAGTTTAAAGTAGTGGAAATGTATCCTGAATGACTTATATTGACATTTTCAGGCTCAGCTGATCGGACAGTGAAATTTTGGGACCTCGAAACTTTTGAATTGATAGGTTCTGCTGGACCCGAGGTATCACAAATGATTTGCTTAAATCAAGCTAGATTTTGCATATGAAATCGATAATCTGATAAACCACGAACCATGGCTCCTCAATTCTTTTGTATGCATGTGCTACATATGCATGGTAATTACTACAGCACATTCGTGCAGTTGGCCTTTTGTTACTATCTTATTTCTTTCAAATTAGCACCATAAAAGCTTTCTCAGAGAACGGTAGTTGACATCTCCTTATGGTTGATCCAGTTTTGCTAAGAGACATAGTCTGAGATCTAGGCTTTGCTTACATCTCGTGCACTTGTTCTGTGCTCTTTGATCTAAAATGCACATGAGGTGCATATACATCTTCCTCTTCTGGGATAGCTTACATGCCTTCTCTCTCCCAGGGTACTGGAGTACGTTCTATGGTCTTCCACCCAGATGGTAAAACCCTTTTCTGTGGATTGGACCAAAGCTTGAAGGTAGATCTGGTTTTGATATGCTATTTGTTGATAGTTAATTATTTATTTGCTTGGCACCTGATAATCTATGAATATTTTCAGGTATTCTCTTGGGAACCAGTAAGATGCCATGACGTTGTTGACATGGGGTGGAGCAATTTGGCTGACCTTAGTATTTATGAAGGGAAACTCTTGGGATGCTCCTACCATGAACGCCGTGTTGGTCTATGGGCTGCTGATATATCAGTGAGTGTACTTTATACGCAATATGTATTCTCCCTCATCTCCTCCCTCTTCTAAGTTCTATTTTTTATTGTTTGATCCAGCTCATTGGACCCTATGCTCTTGGTGTGTTGCCCAAAGCAAATTTCTTTGCTGAGCTGGTGCAGTCTATGGATGATAATCCTGTGAAACCAATTGATAGCACCGCAAATTCTAGTCCTGCTTTAGCAATGACGCAACCAAAAAATTCATACAAAGTCAAGGAGGCTGGGAGTGGTACGGTTTCAAACCACCTATAcatttttcctccttttctaTTTATTGaaatgtttctttttccttattaCTGCTTGACACGCGTTGTGATGatccttccctccctctctcttgctTCTGTGGTACTAGCTGAAAGCAGGGTTCGTGGCTCACATTTAACTCCAGCAAGTACAGATAAGATCAAGAAAGATAGGAGCAGTATTCCACGAAGACCTGATTCATCTTTTAGATCATCTATTCAGAGTTCTACTCCAATGAGGCGTATGAAGCTTGCTGATAGTCCTTTCACCAACCCAAAAACATCAGAACGTAATTTTGGACAGAAAGATATTTCATTAGCATCTCGTACAAGAATACCCAATAATTCTTCTACTACTAAGAAAGGCAATCTTACAGAGTCAGCATCGGTGAAAGATATTTACACTACGCCGCAGGCTGTTTCTGCACCTGTTGTTGTACCCAGAGACATTTTAGAGGACAAAGCAGTAAGCAGTGTTCGTAGAGGAACTGGAGGCACAACTACAGCCCCAGATGCTGTCCGGGTTCCTGTTCACAGAAGAAAACCTTCACTTAGTGGCACTGCTGCTGA encodes the following:
- the LOC117855590 gene encoding katanin p80 WD40 repeat-containing subunit B1 homolog KTN80.4, with the protein product MDPEKRGYRLQEFVAHDADVRSLAIGKKSSRVFITGGNDRKVNLWAIGKQTPLLSLSGHTSAVETVQFDSAEVLVLAGSSNGSIKLWDLEEAKVVRSLTGHRLSCTAVEFHPFGEFFASGSSDTDLKIWDIKKKGCIHTYKGHRGAIKKIRFTPDGRWVVTGGEDSIVKVWDLTAGKLLHDFKFHSGQINCIDFHPQEFLLATGSADRTVKFWDLETFELIGSAGPEGTGVRSMVFHPDGKTLFCGLDQSLKVFSWEPVRCHDVVDMGWSNLADLSIYEGKLLGCSYHERRVGLWAADISLIGPYALGVLPKANFFAELVQSMDDNPVKPIDSTANSSPALAMTQPKNSYKVKEAGSAESRVRGSHLTPASTDKIKKDRSSIPRRPDSSFRSSIQSSTPMRRMKLADSPFTNPKTSERNFGQKDISLASRTRIPNNSSTTKKGNLTESASVKDIYTTPQAVSAPVVVPRDILEDKAVSSVRRGTGGTTTAPDAVRVPVHRRKPSLSGTAADSDSSVGSTITDPDVCSEGLSSLKFSFGLSPYYKKEENSEVDREDIAHIAKEMDRTVLLEHPLQSNDDKSFESPCSTTETARVKYVRGVAVPLGKTKSLVERWEKRESSSNDYSPQTDSCGDRALKNDSPPAHSAEPSQTYEKDLSTVDEVMTPVNLVLNHDEFINAVKLRLTKLEMMRHVFEQSGIKGAIAAVGKLPDNAVQADVVSALKGKLDLFNLEIFSSFLPILAGLLCSKTERHATVSLEMLLDLIKIFGPVIHSTLSANSGVGVDLQAEQRLQRCTRCFNHLQKIQQVLHPLIMRGGQSAQLAQELSLSLQDLVVI